The DNA region GCATGCATCATTCCCCAACAGCGGTATAAGCGCCTCTTCCATGTTGCCCGTGGAGATCGCCTTGAGATAGAGAGAGGGATTGCCTCATTAATTTTGAGACTGCGGCGCATATACTTGGGTACAATTGCACTGGTGAAGTTTCACGGCCACCACTGCGGTTTCGGGTGCGAGGGACCGCAACATCAATCGTACCACTACCAACGGTGACCTTGCGGGATCGATGATATCCATTGCGAACGATTCCCGCTGTTCCATCGTCTCTCTTCTTGCCTGACAGCTTCTCAAGATAGACGGATATTTCGGCTTCAAGAGCCTGCCGTAAAAGCTCCTGTGCTCCAACACGGGCTATTTCATCCAGGGAAAGTACGGAAAGTTCTGTTTTTGTCAAAGTGTTTGAATTATCTTTTA from Chitinivibrio alkaliphilus ACht1 includes:
- a CDS encoding transposase, with amino-acid sequence MIKDNSNTLTKTELSVLSLDEIARVGAQELLRQALEAEISVYLEKLSGKKRDDGTAGIVRNGYHRSRKVTVGSGTIDVAVPRTRNRSGGRETSPVQLYPSICAAVSKLMRQSLSLSQGDLHGQHGRGAYTAVGE